A window of Gossypium raimondii isolate GPD5lz chromosome 7, ASM2569854v1, whole genome shotgun sequence genomic DNA:
ACCTGAACTAGAGACCTTGGATGCAATGCAATTTTATCTGTGGCTGTATCAACTTTGAACCAGTCAACAGCTATTAGTTTGAGAAGGGGATCTGAACCCATTATCTGTGAAAAAGGTTTACACCATTAATTGATTCTCAACAGAATAACCAGTATCTCAGCAGGAACAAGGAATGATAGGCCAACATCACATATATACTAAAACCAAAGCAGGAGGACTGTCCCTCTGTCAGATGTGAAACAAAAAGATTTTTTTCCATCATAAGAAAAGCCATAATTCCTTATTTGCATTTAAAGTTGCAcattatttcacaaaaaattcaTTACGCCAAGATAATAACAGTTTCAAAGCAATCAAAGAAAGCtaaaattaagaaatgaatCAAAATGTGATAATAGTTCAAACAAAGCACCTGAAACGACTGAACTAAACCAGAGggtctcaaattttaaaccaaacaaagACTACAACAGTGAGACAGCAAATACCACTAGCACATACACATGTAAAGCCAATTTCAGTTCAGAATTTAAAGGAAACTAAATCACACTGGTGACCCATCATAAACAGAATTAATTGCAACTGGAAAACAAAGCAAACTTATCAACTCAGGAGAACAGACAGAATGTGTAGCACTTCAGTCAAGCAGACACTGACTGTCATTCCAATGTCCATCTCATTTGCCATAATAATATACTAGAAAATCAAGCTTCGATCTTTTGCCAACAAGCATATGGTTTGTTGGTAGACTGTTGGACTCTTAGTTCCAATGACCAAGGATCAAACTCTGGCAATCCATATATATTCATActttgattatataaaataaatagatgaatGCACCCAAAACAAGTAAAACAAGGCAAATGGATGTAAAATGATTTAGAAGAAAAGGAACACTCACTTTGGCATTATCTTTTAAGTAAGTCTTTCCTCTTATCATAAATCCCGTACCACTAGGAGAAGTCCAACAATTTGAGTCAGTCTCATCCCTTCCTTTATGGAGGGAACCACTGAATTGGCTTGCATCAACATGGACAGAAGGTACAGTAGGATCCAATTCCTTATTTGCATCAGAAGCTGCATACGCAGTGACCTCATACTTAGCATAAGGTAATAGCTCACAAATGTATTAAGGATAAGACATTGTTTAAGCTATAAGCTATAATTATTTGTTACTGACAACCAAAAATGAAAACAGAGTGCATGAGTCAATAGTGACAGATTTCCtccataaaattttccttttcaaataagaataaaaggtaaaagcaGATTGATCTTTTGCAATacaaattttaagaaaagaaagaaccTGAAACTCGCTTCAAAGCTAAGCTTGAGATGGCCCATGATACATTCTTCAGCTTAAATTTCTGTTCATGATAAAGTTGAGAGCAAGCTATCAACGACAGaggtttttaagaaaacaattaaTATATCTGTTAGATCAAATAGTACAACAAATTTTAACTCTTCTTTGGGAGAAAGGTGAGGCACTTGTGATTTTCATTGAGGCAAAATGGAATTACCTTCTTCTCTGTATCATCCTCACTCTCTTCATCTTCTGAAGATGAAGTAGAATCACCAGCAATTGCATCATAGAATTCATCCTGCACTTCTAAATCCTCAAACTCGCTGCTGGAAGTTGAAACATCAGAAAGTTTTGACTGGACAACCGTGGCGGAAGATTCAAAACTCAGTGATGGATTTGCTCCAATATATTCCTTTAACCCTGAAACATATTTACAAGGAGATTTAACTACAATACAGGGGCAGAGGCATAAATGATATCTGTGGCAAAATCCTGCAGGTTTTGACCCTGCATTTAGATGCGTTTTTACAGTAACTCctaaaaaatagtcatttatgttCTCGGTGTAGCCAGCAATCAACATCTGCGTGCAGTGTTAGGAAAGAAAGGTATTCCTTTATGGCCACACTGTCAGAAAGTCTAGCAATATATACTcattataaactataaaatggtTCAGTCAAACATCAATCCTGTTCAATAGATTTTACCACTGAAGATAGTCCATCATGGCCAGATCATGAAAGCCCTAGGGATAGGAAAAAATAGTTGGGTATTTGAAGATCAGTGTAGTTAGGTTGTCTTAGCTGATCACGTCTCTAAAATGCATAAGAAATCTGAAGCCCGGCAGTCTAATAGAGAGAGAAGATATGAATTCCTGAGACAACATAACTAGATGTCTCTAAGTCATTACTTGTTAATATCAGATCATAAGTCAGATGATAAGAACTTGATCAGATAACTAAACCTGCCACTTGTGATAATAAAGCATATGGGATGGTCTGTTCAAACTTTGAGCTGCTATTTTTCTTCCATCGAAGCCATCCAGAAGAATGAATCTCCAACATATGTGTTACAAGACATTTTGTGGTGTTTGAACCCATGGGCGAATTTAAACTTCTAACCTCCCACGTAGATGCTGCCATCAACAAACATAGAGATATATATTATGAACAGAGATAAAGCAACACGTGGTCTGTTTACTAATGAAACCTATAAAAGGCTTATCTCATAGTGCTCCACGGCCCCCTAGCACTACCTTATGAACAATTGAATTGCCGCATAATGGAAATAGACCTCTAAAACTAGCATTTGCTGCTACCAATagaacatacaaaaataatcacATTTACATGGATCAATCAAtcccttcaaaattttaagtatgTAGAGGAAGTAGAGATGCAAATAAGAAAGATAGCATTTCCTCTTATTTTAGATGCACTGTGCATTCAAGCAATAGAGATCAATACAGACTTCAGATAGAAAACAATTTTCCAACTAAGAATACAGATTCTTACGGTTAATTGGTGTACGACGGTATCCAGATCTTGAAGGCCGCTTCTTATGTACAGCTGGAAGTTGCAAAATTGCTGCCAAAACAAACATATATCATATGTGAGCAAAAAGGAGCAAAgttaataaactaaaaatattatcaacATATTATCTCTTACTGTATGCCCCATCTTGCCCTCGAAACCACTGCCTAGTGAAGACAAAATCTCTCTTGGATTGCCATCTAGAAAACATGCAATATGACAAATAAATGCAAGCCAATGACAGAAGAGACAAGATTCATGCCAATTTGATTAGTTGATGATTAACTGAGGAAGTTAATATTGTTCAACCTCTAATTACCACTATctgttttaaaaagaaaaataaatatcatttaactCTTAATTATCACTATCTGTtttagaggaaaagaaaaaaatcgagGATACATCAAATCAATCATAAGTACAAACTCTGGATTTGCTTGATAAAGTACACTTGATATGGTTACTACATGTGCACTACACATTGTGGGAAAATGGTGCTTCAGAAAGTAGTAGCCCCTTCTGCAAAACTTACCGAGTAAGATATTTTGGATCATATGTTCCATAGACAACATCATAGTGTCCATCATAAGAATCTATCAGCTCCAAGTCAGCAGTCAACATATCCCACCTGTGAAGATCATTAGTTGAGAAACCAAACTTGCATACTGGGAATATAAAATCGAGGAACATAGAAGGAACAACTTACTCATATCTCTTACGGCGTTCCAGATTTAAGATTACTTCAAAAGCGGTATCTGCGCTTGCATCTACAAGACCAACAGCCTTTACAAGGGCACCTTTTCCACGCTATAAATGTTCAAagataatttaaagaaaagaatgacTCGTTCATCTGATGAAGagtaattgtaaaattttgatattgtttaGGAATATAAGAACAAGCGACCAATGATTATTTGAACACAAAAGAAAGCTGCAGCAACAATCACAAGCactgaaaaattttaaatctacaACTTCAATTAGCAATATCTGTAAACTGCATGTTTGGCACTGAGTTAAGTTTTAACTGCtaagttaataattaaagttgCTTTATCATCAATGTTCCTGTACATATTTTCTCAACATGAATGGAGTAAGGCTAAAGTTCCAAACTTCCAAAAAGTATGTGGGAAAGCCTATCACGACACTTGTCctaaatgaaaaaggaaataataagTATGATCCCATAAGTACCTTAGAATCAGCCACATCCTCGAAGATTCTAATACCTGAAACCAAGCAGAAACCAAACTATTAAATGGTTATACAAAAATTGTTTCTCTATTAGGACCACACCATTTTCTCAGCATATTGAGCAACCCAAAGTAAATTAcagattcaaaattttcatcctCCACATCTTAAGGAGCAGAAAGTTTTAATTGCAGTAAAACATTAACAGTGACAGTATAAGAAATACATCATTACAGATTTTCCAGTTCAGTACGGATTATTGTCTACAGTGCTTTTATATAGATGATTGCTCCAATCCAAAAGTTTGATCCTATTGGTATTATTTACACTTCAATatcttgacatttttttttttggattaatgcattttgttttaaccaaaagaaaaatgtgTAAGCATACCATTGACTGTACGAACACATTTCCATTCATGTGCTTCAATTGCATCTCCAAACTCCCCTTCAAAGTATCTATTTGACGTACCACTACCACCCAAGTTTGAGGTTTGCCTCAAAAGCATTTCTGGACCTATGACagccaaaataaaagaaaactacaAATTTAACTCGGcactataaaataattatattaagtacaaaaatcattaaaacatacatattagaaacataaaaagcaagtcttaaaattttaaaataaataaaaagaagccCTTCATATCAACTAATTCCTAATTTAACTTCTCACTTCCTCACACAGGTTTTTGCATGGATATGACGCGGtaattctttttcaatctctccAAATCACAAATTTTCTACAGAACATTTATTCAAGGATTTTCTGCGCTTCACATGACAAAAATGCACGCCTAAAAGGCTGAAATCTCTAACACCAAcatgttttcaattttaagaAACCATTATCTTGATTGTCAATATCCCAAAGTCAACTATTTTGGAACTGTCCGACTGAACTAACATGCATACTTAACTTCTATCACCGTCATTTAAGATTGGAAAATTCCAGCAAGACAGTAACTAAATAATGCTTTGTAGAATGTAGACTATGAGATGCAGCATTTTCTTTAACTGAAGATTGAAGCATAAAGCATTAGTTTACCATGATCCGAcagtaattttattggtaatATCTAAAAGCTGCACATAAAACTGCACTTGAAATAGTTTTCCATAATAATTTACATGAGGAAGCATACTGACTATGATACACTAAGAGATCATTTTATACAACAAAGTGGACATAGCAGAATCCTTTTTTAATGCAAAAGATGCAATGGCCCAAAACCATAATGATGACAACTACCAACTCACCTTTTCCAATTCTTATAAGATTTTTTAATCCATGTGCATACCGCCTTACTCGTGGTCGATGGCCATCCAAATCAATACTTCAAAAGAAAACAGGCAGAGTAATTGATGTTTCTTCCAAAATAGAATGTAGGCAAAACAAAGTATAATTTGTAGAACAGTTGAAGAAACTAGAAAACAATTTGACTTTGTTACAGGTGCCTACTAGCTATTATACCTTATAGTTCAGCTACATggtcaaaataaacatatatattgaaattaaatcaccagtcaaaataccaaaaccaaaattttagccTCAGCTTAAGTTAACATCAAAGAACTATGTAGTTATACAgcattttattctattattagtCTCTTCTGAACCTATAATTGGAATCTATTAATGGaaatcccccccccccccaatcTTCACCATACAGTCAGGATCCATAAAATTTGTCTAAAATCAGTCTTTAATTATTAGCAAACTCAAGTAAGGCTACTATAGTAAGATGGCCAAGGAAAAATGGCTTACTCAGCCtccatgtttaatttgtttctgGTACTACCTCCTCTTGAAAGCTCATATTCAGCCTGTCAAAATAGGTGGCAAGTTACGTGAATGCATAAGAAAAATcataaggaaaataaattctTCTCTTCTAGGAAAGCAACCACATATAtgattcaaatcattttaactgACTTCCTTGTACCTGTTGCTTGGCATGATCAAATGCTTCCATCCATTTTCGAGCTTCTCCAGCTGTTGGACAAGCAATCTTGAAGCAGAAAAATGCTAAGTTAGTCATAAGACACTTCAGCACACAAGACTATCTAACCATTAATAAGAAAAGTAACTTAAAGAGCTAATTTTCTGtagagaaaaagtaaaagttgtcATTTTCCCTGTCCTATGCCAAGAAGTAACATCACCGGAGGAACCAACAAAATGTAACATGGACTCACCATAAGACATGAAGGACTTgcagacaaaattttaaagggaaaaaaatatggttttgatTACTGAAGCGATCACATTTATGGGAGCAATATAAtcaaaactcaagagaaaattatattcTCAGAGAGGTACAAGAGGTTTTCCTTCTAGTTGCCGTAGGAGAATGGGGATCCATTATCTCTTTCCAAACAGCTAGGTTCAAAGATGGATTATTGTCGCACTCAATGGCAGTTTGAAGTTGAACAAGAACAAAGCGGTTCAGCTAGTCAGCTTTAACCAGGAATGACAAGCTGTCCTAGTGATTCAGTTGCACttataaaaagaactaaaaataaagcCAGCCAAAAAGCTAAATAATAAGTCAATAAGGTTAATATATCGCCAGGATGCCCATAGAAATAGTAGTCCTCATAAGCCAACCAGGTATATTCTTGTCAATAATTGCATCTTCCCTTTTATATTACATGCTAGGCAAGAGGAAATACTTATAAAGCTTCTCAATCAGTTACTGATCCCAACCACAGGATTTAATATCTTTTGACAtctttcaaaattaattgaagGGAGAGGTTGAAAATATGAGCCAAGGCAAGCATGCTATCACCCAAACCATTTGTATAATAACTTGAAAACTTACAATTTCCAACAACTCGACAAACTCAAAGATTATACATACCAACAGAATGCCATATGTCATGCACAATAAAAGCCAAAATCTAGCAACCATTATCAGTTCAATCATTTGAAACAAACTTACTTCTCCTTTCTTGGACTCATCCAATCGATTGTAGAACTGTATAACATATAGATCCTACAAATAGTTAACAAAAGAAAACTGTCAAGTCTGACATGAAGATTGATTGAccataaaaacattaaaatagcCAATCGAAAAGCAAATCACGAAGCAATGAAAAAAAGCTTAGACAACCAACCACCTGAAAGAGCAAGTGggaaaaagaaaactgaaaaaagAAGAATGAGAATCACAATATCCTATCTAAGAGCaaagttttgaaagaaaaatgataGTGAATAATATCAATGAACTAAGCAAACAATGATTACTACACACTTACCCCGTCATTGACTTTTCGCCGTCCTAACTCCTCCACCATCAATGTAGGTCCTATGACACCCTTTCTAATAGGTTTCTGGACAAGATAACATATCAGAAACCaataattcataaacaattaaattggAAGAATGGTCCGACCCAAAGTAATTGCTTCTTCAAGCACATTGGCAAGAGATAATAAAAAACAAGCaagagagttgaaaacaatTTCCTCATATAATATTGTATTTGAAGGTTTTTCATGCATACCATCatgataagtaaataaataaaggtctCCTTTCAAATGTGATTACAAAGAAGACAACCTTGAATTTGAACTTTGTAATTGGATGCCTACATGAGTTGTCACTTTCCAATAACAGAAGACAGTTCTACTATCAAAGCCCCAAGTTGAGTAAGAGGCATTTAGAGCCTTTTTTCATAACAATGTAAAGGCAAGTTAAATTCTATAAAGAACTGAAATTGAtacttctaaaaataaaatagtgaaGCCATGTTATTTAGATCATGTAACCCTTAAAAGGCCACATATCAACGAACTTTAATCAGCTCTCCGCAAACTCCAAAGAGTCTAGCCTTCTAAGAATAGCACTCTCTTCTGAATGGTGACCTCCTAGAAGCAAATAAATTAGTTCCAGATAAAATGTTGCAAATGCTTCCTCATTCaacttatatattaaatttttaaccaGGTTTTCTTATCTGAGAAAACAAATACTAACTTCTTAAAGGATGAGCACGATTCATAAAGATTATATACTTCCTCAACAGCAATGCATTTAACCTTCTTTTTCCTTACCGTGCCTATGCTAAATTAGCTTAAGGCAGCCTTCTTTTCCCTCACTCTACTAATTCAACAAAGTTGGGAGATATACCAAATAATTAGACCCCAAACTCAACAATCTCAATGTCAATCCATTCACTGGAACACCCTAACTAGAAGGAAGACTACCTAAATAAGTTCTTTAATTGTCAATAATCAATATCCTTCAACAGCTCAAGAATCCAAACAATGAACAAATCAGCATAACTTAAAAATTACATGGCAGGCATATACATAATGGCAAGCTCCAATAAATCcaaaaaaacagaaaaggaaGTGACGAGACGTACAATACCGGGGTTCTCGTGAGGATCTCTTTTGTACATCATTACGTATTTGCCCTTTATAAAGAGGAAGCGAAGATGACAATACTCGTGGCCGATCGAGTTGGCTCCAATATGATACACCCATCCGAAAATTTCATAAATCCCCTTCTCATCCCCACCATAGCTGGCTGTAGGGGTATGCCTATGTTTAGGAGCCCCTTTAGTATTGGCGTCGCCGCTGCTACTGCTTCCGTTGCTGCCATCCAACAACACTTCTTTCTCCTGTCCTCCCTCGCCTCCCTCCTCCTTCAACGCCTTTGTTGTTTCCATATTCTAAAAACTCAGTTCCAATgagaaaacaaaatttcaattgGGTTTTGATTTAACCTGTAGCTTtcttcccaatttttaaaaaaatttaagttggttttaatttatcaaaagcGGATCTGAGGGAGAGAGACAGTAGATTGCAGCTAAGGGAAGAGATGAAATGGAAGAATATATTCTTATTTTCGCCATTCTTTggttttttacttttcatttatagATGTGTTGGCAAATGGGTCaagtttacaaaaattaaaattttaatcctcctaatttaatttatcaaaatttatcttacaaaattaagaaattaattcaataaaataaaagtattgaaaAAAGTAAAGGGATGAAATTCATCaataaatttcttgtttttatttcgagtaaaattaaatttgtaaaaatatatattcaaagtgGTCAACCCCGTCGAGAAatgataagaaaagaaaaacgaacGTTGGAGTTGCCAGTTGCCACATATGAACAGTTGGTGTTCGGTTAAGAAACTGTCATTGCAGGTGCAGGCAGGAACCAATGAAGTAGgcaattttgtttttccttgaCGTGGCGAAATCTTACTGAatgcagcagtggagtaggtccCACACGTCCATGACACGGAAACCATCCTTACCAAGTTTTCAACGCCCTGTTTCTTCTCTATGTTCCATTgtagtttattttgtaatttataataatgacatcaaatatcaaaataaaaggtaaaactaTCCTCTAGGTTTTCGACTAATGTCAGCCGGAACCGCATCACTTATAAAAACCCTTCGAACCAGTTCACAAATATACAGTTCCGTAATATCACATTGCGACTGATAAAATTTCGCAAGCAAACCATTAACACTCGGAGGCTTCAACGGTGCCATACTAAACAAGACACTACCGACCTCCTCAAATGTTATCGCCTTCGTTAGCTTCACTGTATCCCAACTCGAATTTGTAGCAAAACCTAGTATTATGATCTCCATGACACAACTAGTCACAGTACTGCACCTTCTGCTTCCAAAGTAACTTCTCTTGGTACAACACCTCCTCCAATTTAAACCAGGTAGCAACTTCCTTATCTCGCAACCTAGCCAACTCATGGTAATCTATCTTATGTTGAACCTTTTGCAACTGTGCAATTACATCCTTCTTCCTCCAAAAATATTGCTAAACACTTTTCTTTTCCAATCTTTAGGAGAGTCTGTGAGTTGCATCACATTAATAAGCAAATCATTATTAGAGCTCCAATTATCACTAACCATCTTCTTGAATCCAGGATGTAACAACCAACCAGCATTAAATCGGAAAGGTCTATATGCTTGTCTGGACACTCCCGGTTCCAATGAAAGTAGAAGAGGGCAATGATCTGATGAGTTTATGAAGATGGCAAACCAAAACGACAGTaaccatttaataattaaatttacattttaaaagttaaaaattagaaaaattaaagggactaaactCTAAAAAAGTATAACAAGGTGaagatttttaatatatagtatATCATATATGTATAATCAATCAATCAAGCATTATTGTCAAATTTGAAAACTATATTTTTCCTATAAAGATTATTGTTAGATAGCATTAAAGATGATATGATGTGTTCAACCTCCTAACCACTCAAAATTTTGTTTGGCATggaaaaagataataaaatatgggGTTGATTCAGTTGTCTGtgttaaattatgctattatgCCACGTCTTCATAGGTTTCTCGGCTATTTTACTAGtctaaaaatttaagtttaaaaataatcactaaaataattaaaaataaacagtACCTACTCGTTTTTTGCACCCATGATTGCTTAATAATTATGTTagacttaaataaattaattttttgagttttgacCTGTCAATGGCCAGAACtcaggtatttttttaaattgtataatactgatatacgaaaaaacgaaaaaaaatttgggtcttGGCTTTGTCAATGGCTTGACaccaagacaaattaaaaaattcttttttcgTGTTAGAATCAGATATAAATatctgaaaaattaaaaaatttgggtcTTGGCTGTCAATGGCCGACAccaatacaatttaaaaaaatttcgtgtcGAATCAGATATAaatatctgaaaaaataaaacttttttggggtctttggcacatcaatggcggcaccaagacaattttaaaaaaattcttttttcgtgtcgaatcggatataaatatacaaaaaataaaaaaatttgagtctTGGCTTTGTCAATGGTAGGCaccaatacaaattaaaaaatctttttttgtgttagaatctaatataaatatacgaaaaaaataaaaaaaatttgggtgtttGCCTGTTAATGGTTGACACCTagtacaaatttttttaaaaaaatttcttttttttcgtgtcagaatcagatataaatatacgaaaaaaaatttaatttatactaggtgccggccattgacaggccagcacccaaaatttctttttatttttttcgtatatttatatctgattctgacacgaaaaaaaataattttttttttaaatttgtactgggtgccggccatt
This region includes:
- the LOC105765655 gene encoding protein ENHANCED DISEASE RESISTANCE 2 isoform X1, giving the protein METTKALKEEGGEGGQEKEVLLDGSNGSSSSGDANTKGAPKHRHTPTASYGGDEKGIYEIFGWVYHIGANSIGHEYCHLRFLFIKGKYVMMYKRDPHENPGIKPIRKGVIGPTLMVEELGRRKVNDGDLYVIQFYNRLDESKKGEIACPTAGEARKWMEAFDHAKQQAEYELSRGGSTRNKLNMEADIDLDGHRPRVRRYAHGLKNLIRIGKGPEMLLRQTSNLGGSGTSNRYFEGEFGDAIEAHEWKCVRTVNGIRIFEDVADSKRGKGALVKAVGLVDASADTAFEVILNLERRKRYEWDMLTADLELIDSYDGHYDVVYGTYDPKYLTRWQSKRDFVFTRQWFRGQDGAYTILQLPAVHKKRPSRSGYRRTPINPSTWEVRSLNSPMGSNTTKCLVTHMLEIHSSGWLRWKKNSSSKFEQTIPYALLSQVAGLKEYIGANPSLSFESSATVVQSKLSDVSTSSSEFEDLEVQDEFYDAIAGDSTSSSEDEESEDDTEKKKFKLKNVSWAISSLALKRVSASDANKELDPTVPSVHVDASQFSGSLHKGRDETDSNCWTSPSGTGFMIRGKTYLKDNAKIMGSDPLLKLIAVDWFKVDTATDKIALHPRSLVQSDAGKKLPFILVINLEVPAKPNYSLVLYYAAERPVNKNSLLGRFVDGTDMFRDARFKLIPSIVEGYWMVKRAVGTKACLLGKAVTCKYFRQDNFLEIDVDIGSSSVARSVIGLVLGYVTSLVVDLAILIEGKEEAELPEYVLGTVRLNRVKPESAVPLKA
- the LOC105765655 gene encoding protein ENHANCED DISEASE RESISTANCE 2 isoform X2, producing the protein MVEELGRRKVNDGDLYVIQFYNRLDESKKGEIACPTAGEARKWMEAFDHAKQQAEYELSRGGSTRNKLNMEADIDLDGHRPRVRRYAHGLKNLIRIGKGPEMLLRQTSNLGGSGTSNRYFEGEFGDAIEAHEWKCVRTVNGIRIFEDVADSKRGKGALVKAVGLVDASADTAFEVILNLERRKRYEWDMLTADLELIDSYDGHYDVVYGTYDPKYLTRWQSKRDFVFTRQWFRGQDGAYTILQLPAVHKKRPSRSGYRRTPINPSTWEVRSLNSPMGSNTTKCLVTHMLEIHSSGWLRWKKNSSSKFEQTIPYALLSQVAGLKEYIGANPSLSFESSATVVQSKLSDVSTSSSEFEDLEVQDEFYDAIAGDSTSSSEDEESEDDTEKKKFKLKNVSWAISSLALKRVSASDANKELDPTVPSVHVDASQFSGSLHKGRDETDSNCWTSPSGTGFMIRGKTYLKDNAKIMGSDPLLKLIAVDWFKVDTATDKIALHPRSLVQSDAGKKLPFILVINLEVPAKPNYSLVLYYAAERPVNKNSLLGRFVDGTDMFRDARFKLIPSIVEGYWMVKRAVGTKACLLGKAVTCKYFRQDNFLEIDVDIGSSSVARSVIGLVLGYVTSLVVDLAILIEGKEEAELPEYVLGTVRLNRVKPESAVPLKA